A single region of the Bacteroidota bacterium genome encodes:
- a CDS encoding transposase — MVKTICKCRTGGRFAVSLSALSKVFRARFVEYLRKEMDLPGDLYIDIFSKQWVVYCKRPFWGPQHVVEYLGRYTHKIAISNHRIRDIQCDKVIFMAKDYRHGGKTHPVTLSQQEFIRR, encoded by the coding sequence ATGGTGAAGACAATATGCAAATGCCGTACGGGAGGCAGGTTTGCGGTGAGCTTGTCGGCTCTTTCGAAAGTATTTCGAGCCCGTTTTGTTGAATACCTGCGGAAGGAAATGGATTTACCAGGAGATCTTTACATAGATATCTTTTCAAAACAGTGGGTTGTGTATTGCAAACGGCCCTTTTGGGGTCCACAACATGTGGTAGAATATCTTGGCCGGTACACTCACAAAATAGCAATCAGCAATCACCGGATTAGAGACATCCAGTGCGATAAGGTAATTTTCATGGCCAAAGATTATCGTCATGGAGGTAAAACACATCCTGTTACTCTTAGCCAGCAAGAATTTATCCGCAGGT